Sequence from the Candidatus Omnitrophota bacterium genome:
GGCGGTACATTTTTCGTGTCCATGGATATGATGGAGATCGGACATGAAGTCGATATCGTAATACTTATGCCTGACGGGCATGAAAGTAAATGGATGGGCCGTGTCGTAAGATGCGAAGAGTATGGACACGGAATGGTGAAGACCTACGGTGTGGCCGTTGAGTTCACCAGGGCCGTTAGTGACGCGGAACGACGATTGAGAGATGCGTTGAAAGCTTGATCGCGGCGGTTTTTCATAAAAAATTTTCCTACAACATGATTTTTGAAAAAAAAATTACGGCCCGATCCGTAGCGGGTGGATAACGCGTTTCAGGGCGTGCTCCTACAGCCCTTGTATTTCAAGGGGTATAGCAGATGCCGCAGATCGCGCGCATGTTCGGCAATGACATGCTATCGGTTGTCGTGATAAAGAAGAAAATATGAAAAATTTTTTTATTTTGGCTTGCAAATCAGTTTTTATAATGTATATTTTAATCAAAGAAAAAATATTTAAGTTGAGGGGCAGTAAATTTAACTAAAGGGGGTGAAGTAATGGTAGTAAAGAAAAAGAAG
This genomic interval carries:
- a CDS encoding PilZ domain-containing protein; this translates as MISDEKRAFKRAGHKFTLKYRSGTPNGTAAGLAVTENLSMGGTFFVSMDMMEIGHEVDIVILMPDGHESKWMGRVVRCEEYGHGMVKTYGVAVEFTRAVSDAERRLRDALKA